The Bacillus carboniphilus genome window below encodes:
- a CDS encoding aromatic acid exporter family protein encodes MKLGARIFKTGIAIMLALFFADLLGLPAPIFAGIAAVFSIQPTVYRSYLSILDQVQSNIIGAIVAVVFVYFLGNDILVIGLAVVVVIAINLKLKTDTAIGLSLVTVIAIMENPGDQLFSFTFLRFSTIMVGVASSFLINLVFLPPKYETKLFYKISNTTEEIIRWIRVNSRLASEHSLLKGDIEKLKENFIKMDHLYLLYKEERSYFKKTTFVKYRKLVIYRQMIATCRRALDILKRLHRFENELHLMPTNFQEVIQAHLSSLTVLHEQLILQFLGKIRVSDSAENYTMSRKELIDLFLQYEKDTQEEQQQNLFHMLQLISVVMEYGENLEHLEKLIHSFYSYHKDENQISIGEDDNA; translated from the coding sequence ATGAAATTAGGTGCCAGGATTTTTAAAACAGGCATAGCCATTATGCTTGCTCTGTTTTTTGCTGACTTACTAGGGCTACCAGCTCCAATATTTGCTGGAATTGCAGCCGTCTTTTCCATTCAGCCAACCGTATATCGATCTTATTTATCCATTTTAGATCAAGTTCAGTCCAATATCATTGGGGCTATAGTAGCTGTAGTCTTTGTTTACTTTTTAGGAAACGATATTTTAGTTATTGGGCTAGCCGTAGTTGTTGTCATTGCCATTAACTTAAAACTCAAAACGGATACAGCAATTGGTTTGTCCTTGGTGACGGTCATAGCCATCATGGAGAATCCAGGAGATCAACTGTTTAGCTTCACATTCTTACGCTTTTCAACCATTATGGTGGGGGTAGCCTCCTCTTTCTTAATCAACCTTGTGTTTCTACCACCCAAATATGAAACGAAGCTATTTTATAAAATCTCGAACACCACGGAAGAAATCATTCGCTGGATTCGAGTCAATTCACGTTTAGCTTCTGAGCACAGCCTCCTAAAAGGGGATATTGAAAAGTTAAAGGAAAACTTTATTAAAATGGATCACCTCTACTTACTGTACAAAGAGGAAAGAAGCTATTTTAAAAAGACCACGTTTGTGAAGTACAGAAAGCTTGTCATTTATAGACAAATGATTGCGACTTGTCGACGAGCGCTCGATATTCTGAAGAGGTTACATCGTTTCGAGAATGAACTGCATTTAATGCCTACCAACTTTCAAGAAGTGATTCAGGCTCATTTAAGTTCTCTAACTGTGCTACACGAGCAACTTATCTTACAGTTCTTAGGTAAAATCAGAGTTTCCGATTCTGCAGAGAATTACACAATGTCTCGAAAAGAGCTCATCGACCTATTCCTTCAATATGAAAAAGATACACAGGAGGAGCAACAGCAAAATTTATTTCATATGCTACAGCTCATTTCCGTTGTCATGGAGTATGGTGAAAACCTTGAGCACCTCGAGAAGCTCATTCACAGTTTTTATTCTTATCATAAAGATGAAAACCAGATATCTATAGGTGAGGACGATAATGCCTGA
- a CDS encoding glycoside hydrolase domain-containing protein, with translation MERWKDVLLYYFLPALLLIGLVILASVFGNPKENADNPSNENPPVQHEPPNKEPSSDQPAISWGVDSASITNSEMFACVRENFGEPAVWGRYLGDKEGVSFGLTENEAQLLHAEGTSILLIYNHFTDARGYDHGMQQGNQAIEYAKNLGAPAGVTIFADIEPNYPVNDAFIRGWHDALAESDYTPGIYGIFSPDRELTSAFLTASEANPNVKKNTNIWSAFPQVGITSQQNAPDFQGEGPDGSRLYGWQYGIDAETCNIDTNLFKAEMFDFLWKP, from the coding sequence ATGGAGCGGTGGAAAGATGTCCTGCTATATTATTTTCTACCTGCCTTACTTTTAATTGGACTGGTTATTCTGGCTTCAGTCTTTGGTAATCCCAAAGAAAACGCAGACAACCCTTCCAACGAAAACCCCCCGGTTCAACACGAACCCCCTAACAAGGAACCAAGCTCTGACCAACCTGCTATTTCATGGGGAGTAGACTCTGCCAGTATCACGAACTCAGAAATGTTTGCTTGTGTCAGAGAAAATTTTGGCGAACCAGCCGTCTGGGGTAGATATTTGGGGGATAAAGAAGGTGTATCTTTCGGTTTAACGGAGAACGAAGCCCAACTCCTTCATGCAGAAGGTACTAGTATCCTCTTAATCTATAACCATTTCACGGATGCACGGGGTTATGATCATGGTATGCAGCAAGGTAACCAAGCGATTGAGTACGCGAAAAATCTTGGAGCCCCAGCAGGTGTTACCATTTTTGCAGACATCGAACCAAATTATCCAGTAAACGATGCCTTTATCCGAGGCTGGCATGATGCTCTTGCTGAGTCTGATTACACACCAGGTATTTATGGAATATTCTCCCCCGATCGCGAGCTGACTTCAGCCTTTCTTACAGCAAGTGAAGCCAATCCAAACGTGAAAAAAAACACCAACATTTGGTCAGCTTTCCCTCAGGTTGGCATTACTTCTCAACAAAATGCACCTGACTTTCAAGGAGAAGGACCAGATGGATCACGTCTATACGGATGGCAATACGGTATTGATGCAGAAACCTGCAATATTGATACAAACCTCTTTAAAGCCGAAATGTTTGATTTCCTATGGAAGCCATAA
- a CDS encoding ABC transporter permease yields MENTMKNEEVLNVEKPVSPWVEAWNIFKKNKLAVAGSIIVLFFIVIAIFAPLIAPYGFKEPDYANRFVPPSSDYWFGTDDFGRDILSRIIYGARISLWVGFFAVMGSMVVGCLLGILAGYYGRWVDSVISRFFDIMLAFPSILLAIGIVTVLGPSLQNALIAIAIINIPNFGRLIRSRVLSVKEEEYIVAAKAVGMKNRRILFQHILPNSMAPIIIQGSLAVATAIIEAAALGFLGLGAEAPQPEWGKMLADSKNYLFNAPWTMIFPGIAIMLTVLGFNLMGDGLRDALDPRMKD; encoded by the coding sequence ATGGAGAATACAATGAAAAATGAAGAGGTTCTAAACGTTGAGAAACCGGTTTCCCCTTGGGTGGAAGCATGGAATATATTTAAGAAAAATAAGCTGGCTGTTGCTGGGTCGATTATTGTTCTATTTTTTATCGTCATCGCCATATTCGCTCCACTGATTGCACCATACGGATTTAAAGAACCCGACTATGCAAATCGATTTGTTCCTCCATCCAGTGACTATTGGTTTGGAACGGATGACTTCGGACGTGATATTCTATCCAGAATTATCTACGGTGCACGAATTTCACTATGGGTTGGTTTTTTTGCGGTAATGGGTTCAATGGTTGTAGGTTGTCTACTTGGAATCCTAGCCGGCTATTATGGTAGATGGGTAGATAGTGTAATTTCAAGATTTTTTGATATTATGCTAGCTTTCCCAAGTATTCTACTGGCTATTGGGATTGTAACGGTACTTGGTCCATCTTTACAAAATGCCCTCATAGCGATTGCGATTATCAATATTCCAAACTTCGGAAGATTGATTAGGTCGAGGGTTTTGAGCGTAAAAGAAGAAGAGTATATCGTTGCGGCCAAAGCAGTAGGAATGAAGAATCGGAGAATATTATTTCAGCATATTTTGCCAAATAGTATGGCCCCCATCATTATTCAAGGGTCATTGGCCGTGGCCACTGCCATTATTGAAGCGGCTGCATTAGGCTTTTTAGGGCTAGGAGCAGAAGCCCCTCAACCGGAGTGGGGGAAGATGTTAGCAGATTCGAAGAACTATCTCTTTAATGCTCCGTGGACGATGATTTTCCCTGGGATTGCGATTATGTTAACCGTTCTTGGTTTCAATTTAATGGGGGATGGTTTGAGGGATGCGTTGGATCCAAGAATGAAAGATTAG
- a CDS encoding ABC transporter permease encodes MLAYTIRRLLLLVPVLFGLLFIVFMMIRLIPGDPAQIILGQLATEEAIHAMREQLGLNEPWYKQFFIYVIGLFQGDLGISLRTDSQIADEIWPFLAATFELSFCAMLIAVFVGVNAGIISAWFKRSWFDYIAMVLALIGVSMPIFWLGLMEQWVFGLQLEWLPTSGREEVRDPVQAITHLYIIDTLIQGDTEKLWVVIKHLILPSVALATIPMAIIARITRSTMLEVMNSDFIRTARAKGMSMFWVVYKHSLKNAVIPVLTIIGLQTGLLLGGAILTETIFSWPGIGRYIYDAIGYRDYPVVQSGILIVALIFVMINLIVDLLYAAIDPRIKYR; translated from the coding sequence TTGCTCGCCTATACAATTAGAAGACTACTACTATTAGTCCCAGTGCTGTTTGGCTTACTATTTATTGTCTTTATGATGATTCGCTTGATTCCGGGAGACCCAGCACAAATCATTTTAGGACAACTTGCCACTGAGGAAGCCATTCATGCCATGAGGGAACAACTCGGTTTGAACGAACCGTGGTATAAACAATTTTTCATTTACGTCATCGGATTATTTCAAGGTGACTTAGGTATTTCACTGAGAACAGACTCTCAAATTGCGGATGAAATTTGGCCATTTTTAGCAGCGACTTTTGAATTGTCATTCTGCGCGATGTTAATTGCCGTTTTTGTTGGGGTTAATGCAGGTATCATCAGTGCCTGGTTTAAAAGATCCTGGTTTGATTATATCGCGATGGTACTGGCGTTAATTGGTGTATCCATGCCAATTTTTTGGCTAGGGTTGATGGAACAATGGGTATTTGGGCTTCAATTGGAATGGCTTCCGACCTCAGGAAGAGAAGAGGTGCGGGACCCAGTCCAGGCTATTACCCATTTATATATCATAGATACACTGATCCAAGGTGATACAGAGAAGCTGTGGGTGGTGATCAAGCATCTGATATTACCAAGTGTTGCTTTAGCAACCATACCGATGGCCATAATAGCACGGATTACGAGGTCCACGATGCTAGAGGTCATGAATTCAGATTTTATTCGGACTGCAAGAGCAAAAGGGATGTCTATGTTTTGGGTGGTGTACAAGCACTCCTTGAAAAATGCAGTTATTCCTGTTTTAACGATCATTGGTTTACAAACAGGTCTTCTGCTTGGAGGAGCGATCTTAACAGAGACCATTTTTAGCTGGCCGGGGATTGGGCGTTACATCTATGATGCAATCGGGTATAGAGATTATCCTGTTGTACAATCCGGTATTCTAATCGTCGCGTTAATTTTCGTGATGATTAACCTCATTGTCGATTTGCTCTATGCGGCTATTGATCCTCGCATTAAATATCGATAG
- a CDS encoding ABC transporter substrate-binding protein, translated as MRNRYLLKLMAFLLMAVLFLAACSNKDDEETKKDPESPGTEQPTDNEDPKEEDEGNNDEGEIMDTLVFGRGGDSTSLDPAATTEGEAFKVTKNIYETLTEFGPQDTEVHPGLATEWSTSDDGLTHTLKLREGVKFHDGTDFNADAVVYNFERWKAGDKEQYYYYNSQFAGIIDTVTAVDPHTVEFKLTRPLAPFYKNLAMSPFGIASPTAIEEYGDKFAENPTGTGPFKFQEWKRNDRITLVKNEDYWNPEFPKVSTLIFRSIPDNSARLNALMSGEVDLIDGVNYTDIPQIEANPDLQVFNRPSMNTGYLGLTATREPFDNKLVRQAMNHAIDKQTIIDAFYAGAAIPAVNPMPPVIAGYNEDIPGYDYNPEKAKELLAEAGYPDGFEMELWAMPVPRPYMPNGQKVAEAIQANLADVGITANIVSYEWGTYLEKARLGEADAFLLGWTGDNGDADNFLYVLLDKDSIGSNNYSYYASDELHEVLIAAQSETDAAVREDLYKQAQEIIFEDAPWVPLVHGEPALAGKKGIENFLPHPTGSDKLHQVIFKQ; from the coding sequence GTGAGAAACCGTTATTTATTGAAGTTGATGGCTTTTCTTTTGATGGCTGTACTATTTTTAGCCGCATGTAGTAACAAGGATGATGAGGAAACTAAAAAAGATCCTGAATCTCCAGGAACGGAGCAACCGACGGATAATGAAGATCCAAAAGAAGAAGATGAAGGCAATAACGACGAAGGCGAAATCATGGATACTCTTGTATTTGGACGCGGTGGGGATTCAACTTCACTAGACCCAGCTGCCACAACAGAAGGGGAAGCATTCAAGGTTACAAAGAATATCTATGAAACTTTAACTGAATTTGGACCACAAGATACAGAAGTTCATCCGGGGCTTGCAACGGAATGGAGCACAAGTGATGATGGTTTAACGCATACACTGAAGCTTCGTGAAGGTGTAAAATTCCACGACGGAACTGATTTTAATGCCGATGCCGTTGTATATAACTTTGAGCGTTGGAAAGCAGGAGACAAGGAACAATACTACTATTACAACTCTCAGTTTGCAGGCATTATTGATACAGTTACCGCTGTAGACCCACACACAGTTGAATTCAAATTGACAAGACCACTTGCTCCATTTTATAAAAACCTAGCGATGTCACCGTTTGGAATCGCAAGTCCAACAGCCATTGAGGAGTACGGTGATAAGTTTGCAGAGAATCCAACAGGAACAGGTCCATTTAAATTCCAAGAGTGGAAACGAAATGATCGTATCACTCTAGTTAAAAATGAAGATTATTGGAATCCGGAGTTTCCGAAAGTAAGTACGTTAATCTTCCGTTCCATTCCAGATAACTCAGCTCGTTTGAACGCTTTAATGTCAGGCGAAGTGGATCTAATTGATGGAGTGAACTATACAGATATTCCACAAATTGAAGCGAACCCAGACCTACAAGTATTCAACAGACCATCTATGAACACTGGGTACCTAGGCTTAACTGCCACAAGGGAACCATTTGATAATAAGCTCGTTCGTCAAGCAATGAACCATGCCATTGATAAACAAACCATTATTGACGCATTCTACGCGGGTGCAGCGATTCCTGCAGTAAACCCAATGCCACCGGTTATTGCTGGATACAATGAAGATATTCCTGGATACGACTATAACCCTGAAAAAGCAAAAGAACTATTAGCCGAAGCGGGATATCCAGATGGATTTGAAATGGAACTATGGGCAATGCCAGTACCTCGTCCATATATGCCAAATGGTCAAAAGGTAGCGGAAGCCATCCAAGCGAACCTAGCTGATGTTGGAATCACCGCAAATATTGTCTCATATGAGTGGGGGACTTACCTAGAAAAGGCTAGACTTGGAGAAGCGGATGCATTCTTACTTGGTTGGACTGGAGACAATGGAGATGCAGATAACTTCCTATATGTACTATTAGATAAAGATTCAATTGGAAGTAACAACTACTCTTATTATGCAAGTGATGAGTTACATGAAGTGTTAATTGCAGCTCAATCTGAAACAGATGCAGCTGTCCGTGAAGACCTGTATAAGCAAGCGCAAGAAATCATCTTTGAAGATGCTCCATGGGTACCACTTGTACATGGAGAGCCAGCTCTAGCAGGTAAAAAAGGAATTGAAAACTTCCTACCACATCCAACAGGATCTGATAAGTTACATCAAGTCATCTTCAAACAATAA
- a CDS encoding dipeptide ABC transporter ATP-binding protein yields the protein MSSQLLKVEGIQKAFPINGGILGRKIGEVKAVQDISFTLEKGETFGLVGESGCGKSTTGRMLLRLIEPDQGSIWFEDKDLTKLNTNEMRKMRKEMQMIFQDPYASLNPRHPVQKILEEPLIVHGMANPKERKQKVLDMLEVVGLSPYHAKRYPHQFSGGQRQRIGIARALMTNPKLIIADEPVSALDVSIQSQVLNLLNELQETFQLTYIFISHDLGVVRHISNRVGVMYLGRMMELAPTEDLYNEPLHPYTKTLLSAIPVPDPDLNRERIVVRGDVPDPSNPPTGCPFHTRCPDKLDICSQKIPTFKEMKNGHFVACHLYE from the coding sequence ATGAGCTCACAACTCTTAAAAGTAGAAGGCATTCAAAAAGCATTTCCGATTAACGGTGGAATATTAGGGAGGAAAATTGGAGAGGTCAAGGCTGTTCAGGATATTAGTTTTACGTTAGAAAAGGGAGAAACGTTTGGACTGGTAGGGGAAAGCGGCTGTGGTAAATCAACAACAGGAAGAATGCTACTTCGACTGATTGAACCTGATCAGGGTAGTATTTGGTTTGAAGATAAGGATCTCACTAAGTTAAACACCAATGAAATGAGGAAAATGCGGAAGGAAATGCAGATGATCTTCCAAGATCCCTATGCATCCTTGAATCCAAGGCATCCGGTCCAAAAAATTTTAGAAGAGCCTTTAATCGTTCATGGGATGGCGAATCCTAAAGAGCGAAAGCAGAAGGTGTTGGACATGCTGGAGGTTGTAGGGTTAAGTCCGTATCATGCCAAACGCTACCCTCACCAATTCAGCGGGGGACAAAGACAGCGTATTGGAATTGCTAGAGCGTTAATGACTAATCCTAAGCTAATTATTGCAGACGAACCCGTATCAGCGCTTGATGTGTCAATTCAATCACAGGTCTTAAATCTATTAAATGAACTACAAGAGACCTTCCAATTAACCTATATATTTATTTCACATGATTTAGGGGTTGTTCGTCACATTAGTAATCGAGTGGGGGTCATGTATTTAGGAAGGATGATGGAGTTAGCTCCAACTGAGGATTTATATAATGAGCCACTTCATCCGTATACGAAGACACTGCTGTCCGCTATTCCAGTACCAGATCCGGATTTAAATAGGGAACGAATTGTGGTGAGAGGAGACGTACCTGATCCATCCAATCCACCAACAGGATGTCCGTTCCATACGCGTTGCCCGGACAAGCTAGATATTTGCTCTCAGAAAATCCCAACCTTCAAAGAAATGAAAAATGGACATTTCGTGGCCTGCCACTTGTATGAGTAG
- a CDS encoding ABC transporter ATP-binding protein — translation MDEQPILQVNHLKTSFFTADGAVPAVDDVSFYVNKGEVLGIVGESGCGKSVTSLSIMKLIPNPPGKIVGGEILIEGRDLVKASERVMRNIRGNDIAMIFQEPMTSLNPLFTVGNQLIEGIRLHKKTTKKEAWNKAVEMLKLVGLPRPEELMSEYPHQLSGGMRQRVMIAMALSCEPKLLIADEPTTALDVTIQSQILDLMKELNKKLNTAIMLITHDLGVVAEVCQRVMVMYAGQVVEEASVSDIFKKPGHPYTVGLLQSIPDVSKKNKKLYSIPGQVPKPGSIKTGCRFYKRCPHAMQRCEKEDPALYKVGEGHQVRCFLAEEGSVSV, via the coding sequence GTGGACGAGCAACCAATCTTACAAGTAAACCATTTGAAAACGTCGTTCTTTACAGCGGATGGTGCAGTTCCTGCGGTTGATGATGTTTCCTTTTATGTGAACAAAGGGGAAGTCCTTGGCATCGTAGGGGAATCTGGCTGTGGGAAGAGCGTTACTTCCTTGTCAATTATGAAGTTAATACCGAATCCTCCTGGAAAAATAGTTGGGGGAGAGATTTTGATTGAGGGACGAGACTTAGTAAAGGCATCCGAAAGAGTGATGAGAAACATTCGCGGTAATGATATTGCCATGATATTTCAGGAACCGATGACGTCCCTAAACCCATTATTTACAGTAGGCAATCAATTGATTGAAGGTATTCGTCTTCATAAGAAAACAACAAAGAAAGAAGCTTGGAATAAAGCAGTAGAGATGCTAAAACTTGTAGGGCTCCCCCGACCTGAGGAGCTGATGAGTGAATATCCTCATCAACTGTCGGGTGGTATGAGGCAAAGGGTCATGATTGCTATGGCTTTATCCTGCGAGCCCAAACTACTGATTGCGGATGAACCGACTACGGCACTAGATGTGACCATTCAGTCGCAAATTTTAGACTTAATGAAAGAACTTAATAAAAAGCTAAATACAGCCATTATGTTAATCACACACGACCTAGGTGTGGTGGCAGAAGTTTGCCAGCGAGTTATGGTGATGTACGCTGGCCAAGTGGTAGAGGAAGCCTCGGTCTCTGATATTTTCAAAAAACCAGGACACCCATACACAGTGGGTCTCCTTCAATCCATACCAGATGTGAGTAAGAAAAATAAAAAGCTTTATTCGATTCCTGGACAAGTCCCTAAACCTGGGTCCATTAAAACAGGCTGTCGCTTTTATAAAAGGTGTCCTCATGCAATGCAGCGATGTGAAAAAGAAGACCCAGCTCTTTACAAAGTAGGAGAGGGTCATCAAGTGAGATGCTTTTTAGCAGAAGAGGGGAGTGTTTCCGTATGA
- a CDS encoding BCCT family transporter, with product MTNRVIDWPTFIGALILLLLVTVPLIIFPEEGKLYVDAANTYVTTNFGVLYLLMGIAVFFFLVYVAFSENGRVKLGEKEERPEFNDFSWAGMLFCAGIGSSILYWATIEWAYYYQGPPFGIEPGSRQAIVWSSTYGIFHWGPIAWAIYTLPALPMAYFYYVRKSPVLKVSEATRPLIGKLADGPLGTLIDVLFIFGLLGGAGTTLALGTPMIAEGINRLTGLETNMIMNVGILAGVTLIFGISAYSGLRKGIKILSDLNLFLAFFLLAFMYVLGPTRFITETTTNSIGVLLDNFFHMSTWTEPFNRLGPFTKSGFPEAWTVFYWAWWLVYAPFVGLFVAKISRGRTIKQMILGTIIYGTIGSLLFFGVMGNYGLHLQLTGQLDVISILNNEGAPVAILDVISTLPWAPFIILIFTVLAIIFLATTFDSSSYILASVVQKEVADEPLRWNRLFWAFALCLLPLTLMFLGGLDTLQTASIVGGFPLIFIMIMLAWSFMKASNRDIEVSDQYKPKVINLNYKKILEKLRRGKKKQEPPQKGPVDAHFEEDDPNR from the coding sequence ATGACCAATCGTGTTATTGACTGGCCTACGTTTATCGGGGCATTGATTTTATTATTATTGGTGACCGTTCCACTCATTATCTTTCCTGAAGAGGGGAAGCTGTATGTTGACGCTGCGAATACATATGTAACAACGAATTTCGGTGTCTTGTATTTATTGATGGGTATAGCGGTTTTCTTTTTCCTCGTTTATGTGGCTTTTAGTGAGAATGGAAGAGTGAAGCTTGGGGAGAAAGAGGAACGACCAGAGTTTAATGATTTTTCTTGGGCAGGTATGCTCTTTTGTGCTGGAATTGGTTCTAGTATTTTATATTGGGCGACGATTGAATGGGCTTATTATTATCAAGGGCCACCGTTTGGAATTGAGCCAGGGAGCCGTCAAGCGATTGTTTGGTCTAGTACCTATGGAATTTTCCACTGGGGACCGATTGCTTGGGCGATTTATACACTTCCAGCTTTACCTATGGCCTATTTCTATTATGTTCGAAAAAGTCCAGTTTTGAAGGTGAGTGAAGCGACTAGACCTTTGATTGGAAAACTAGCAGATGGTCCTTTAGGAACACTAATTGACGTTCTATTTATTTTTGGATTGCTAGGAGGAGCGGGAACTACCTTAGCGCTTGGTACCCCAATGATTGCGGAAGGAATTAACCGACTAACTGGCTTAGAGACCAATATGATTATGAATGTTGGGATTTTAGCAGGGGTTACACTCATTTTTGGTATAAGTGCATACTCCGGTCTTCGCAAAGGGATCAAAATTCTGAGCGACTTAAACCTTTTCCTAGCTTTCTTTCTGTTAGCGTTTATGTACGTTTTAGGTCCAACTCGTTTTATAACGGAAACCACTACTAATAGTATAGGAGTGTTACTAGACAATTTCTTTCATATGAGTACATGGACAGAGCCTTTTAACAGGTTAGGCCCATTTACTAAAAGCGGTTTCCCTGAAGCATGGACTGTCTTTTACTGGGCATGGTGGCTTGTATATGCACCGTTTGTGGGACTTTTCGTTGCCAAAATATCAAGAGGTCGTACCATCAAACAGATGATTCTTGGAACCATTATCTATGGAACCATCGGAAGTCTACTCTTTTTCGGAGTAATGGGGAACTACGGCTTGCACCTGCAGTTGACGGGACAGCTAGATGTTATCTCCATCCTAAATAACGAAGGGGCTCCAGTTGCCATATTAGATGTCATTTCTACACTTCCATGGGCGCCTTTTATCATACTGATTTTTACTGTATTAGCTATCATTTTCCTTGCTACAACCTTTGATTCGAGCTCTTACATCCTAGCATCGGTGGTTCAAAAGGAAGTGGCAGATGAACCACTTCGATGGAATCGACTGTTCTGGGCATTTGCTCTCTGTCTATTGCCACTGACACTCATGTTTCTAGGCGGACTAGACACCTTACAAACCGCAAGTATTGTCGGAGGGTTTCCGTTAATCTTCATTATGATTATGCTTGCTTGGTCCTTCATGAAAGCATCGAACCGAGATATTGAAGTGAGTGATCAATACAAGCCAAAGGTTATCAACCTAAACTATAAGAAGATTCTCGAGAAACTACGTAGAGGGAAAAAGAAACAAGAGCCACCACAGAAAGGTCCTGTGGATGCTCATTTTGAAGAGGATGATCCAAATAGATAA
- a CDS encoding ABC transporter ATP-binding protein, whose protein sequence is MGSIKRYMEFVRPYRLQILGTLLIGIIKFAIPLLIPLLIKYVIDDIVGNETLTSNQQLEQLFWLMGVTFVVFIIVRPPIEYYRQYFAQWTGSKILYDIRDQLFQHIQKLSLKYYSNTKVGEVISRVINDVEQTKNFVITGLMNLWLDVATIIIAVAIMFTMDIKLTIVSLLLFPFYAVSVKYFFGRLRSLTRTRSQALAEVQSYLHERVQGISVIKSFAIEGHEQGQFTKHNKNFLEKALNHTSWNAKAFAVVNTITDVAPLLVIAFAGYSVIQGDLSIGAMAAFIAYIDRLYSPLRRLVNSSTTLTQAIASMDRVFEFVDEKYDVDDLPGSIECKDVKGNITFKNVSFSYEENEDMVLKNLNFDIDKGETVALVGMSGGGKSSLISLIPRFYDVTEGEILLDGTDLRRFQTRSLRDNIGMVLQDNILFSESVKTNILLGKPDATDEEVVAAAKAANAHDFIMNLPDGYDTTVGERGVKLSGGQKQRVAIARVFLKNPPILILDEATSALDLESEHLIQEALEKLAKNRTTFIVAHRLSTITHADRIVHIEHGQIVEMGTHSELMEKKGHYYDLFQVQQLEA, encoded by the coding sequence GTGGGGAGTATAAAAAGATATATGGAGTTTGTAAGGCCCTACCGCCTACAAATTCTAGGAACACTGCTAATTGGAATTATAAAATTTGCTATACCTCTGTTAATACCGTTACTTATTAAATACGTGATTGATGATATTGTGGGAAATGAAACGCTCACTTCCAATCAACAGTTAGAGCAATTATTCTGGCTTATGGGTGTTACCTTTGTTGTATTTATTATCGTGAGACCACCTATTGAGTATTACCGCCAATATTTTGCACAGTGGACCGGTAGTAAAATTTTATATGACATCCGAGATCAGCTTTTTCAACATATCCAAAAGTTAAGCTTGAAGTATTACTCCAATACGAAAGTGGGAGAGGTAATCTCCCGTGTGATTAACGATGTGGAACAAACGAAGAACTTTGTCATCACAGGACTAATGAACTTATGGCTGGATGTGGCTACGATTATCATTGCAGTAGCCATTATGTTCACAATGGATATAAAGTTAACCATTGTATCCCTGTTACTGTTCCCGTTTTATGCAGTATCTGTTAAGTACTTTTTTGGAAGGCTTAGAAGTTTGACAAGAACTCGGTCACAAGCACTGGCAGAGGTACAAAGTTACCTTCATGAAAGAGTTCAAGGGATATCGGTCATAAAAAGCTTTGCCATTGAAGGTCATGAGCAAGGTCAATTTACTAAGCATAATAAGAACTTCCTTGAGAAAGCACTGAACCATACAAGCTGGAATGCAAAGGCTTTTGCGGTTGTTAACACGATAACTGATGTTGCTCCATTGTTAGTTATTGCATTTGCTGGGTACTCCGTTATTCAAGGTGATTTGTCTATTGGGGCAATGGCCGCATTTATAGCTTATATTGACCGTCTTTATAGTCCTTTAAGAAGACTAGTTAACTCTTCCACAACGCTTACTCAAGCCATTGCATCGATGGACCGTGTATTTGAGTTTGTGGATGAAAAATACGATGTTGATGACTTACCAGGTTCGATAGAGTGTAAGGATGTAAAAGGAAACATTACCTTTAAAAATGTCAGTTTTTCTTATGAAGAAAACGAAGATATGGTCTTGAAAAACCTCAATTTTGATATTGATAAAGGGGAAACTGTCGCATTAGTTGGAATGAGTGGAGGAGGAAAATCTTCTTTAATTAGCTTAATTCCACGTTTTTATGATGTGACAGAAGGAGAAATTCTATTAGATGGAACGGACCTTAGAAGATTTCAAACAAGGAGCCTTCGAGACAATATAGGTATGGTACTACAGGATAATATTTTGTTCAGTGAATCGGTAAAAACCAATATCTTATTAGGAAAACCGGATGCTACGGATGAAGAGGTAGTGGCTGCTGCAAAGGCTGCGAACGCACATGACTTTATTATGAATTTACCCGATGGTTATGATACCACCGTTGGTGAAAGAGGTGTGAAGCTTTCTGGGGGACAAAAGCAGAGAGTTGCCATTGCCCGTGTTTTCTTAAAAAATCCACCGATTTTAATCTTGGACGAAGCGACTTCGGCATTGGATTTAGAAAGTGAACACCTCATCCAAGAGGCGCTTGAAAAGCTAGCTAAAAATCGAACAACCTTTATCGTAGCCCACCGATTGTCCACGATTACGCACGCAGACCGAATCGTTCATATCGAACACGGTCAAATCGTTGAGATGGGTACACACTCTGAGCTAATGGAGAAAAAAGGTCATTACTATGACTTGTTCCAAGTTCAGCAATTAGAAGCATAA